The Bacillota bacterium LX-D region TTCTTTGTTAGTAGAACCTTGACGAAGGACGCTTTTTAAATCAAATTCAGGCCCTTTAATTAGGCAAGGTTTAAGCTTACCATCTGGGGTTAGCACCATCCGGCTGCAAGTACTGCAAAAACTACTTTGTTCTGCAATAAAACCTATTGTTCCCCTAGCTCCCTTAACTTGATAGTAAACTGCCGGCCCATTGCCAGTTATCCCGGTAACGGGGTGCAGCCCGTAATGGTCTTCAATAACTTTTTTAATCTTTGATACTGTGAAATATTTATGTTGTGGACTTTGATTGTTTTCATCCCTATACTGCTCAATAAATCTGACATGCACAGGTATTTCTACTGAAAGATCGACTAAATCACAAATTTCCTGCCAAGTAATTTCCCTATTTACGTTGACATTTAATTTAACTGGGTCTAATCTAAAAGCCCAACCAGCAAAAATTCCAATATCAACTTTAGCATAATCTATCTTTTTTCCCTTTTTGTAATTTAAAGGATCAATGGTGCTTAAATTTATATTCACTCTTTTTAATCCAGCTCTTCTAAGCCGTCTTGCATATTTGGTTAACAACAAACCGTTTGTGGTCAACGAGACTTCCTCAATTTGCGAAATATCCACTAATTCCTTAACAAGATTAACTATGCCAGGCCGATCAAGAGGTTCTGCACCTGTCAGCCTGACTTTGGTAATGCCAAAGGGAACTAAAGCATTAACAATTTGGACGATTTCCTCAACTATTAATATTTCCTTTTGGTCATAATTTTCTTGACTGTTTACTGCTATCCTCAAATATTTTATTTGACGGTGGCACTGTTCGTGCAATTCGCTCCCCCCTTAAGCACCATTCACCATTTGTAATCATAACATAAATTACTAATGAGGAGGCTGATTTTCATGAAAGTTGGTATTGCATTAGGGGGAGGCGGCCTACGGGGTTTTGCCCATATCGGCGTTTTAGAAGTACTTTTAGCTAATGGAATTGAGCCAGACATTGTAGCTGGAACTAGTGCCGGCAGTATTGTAGGCAGTTTATTTGCCTCCGGGGTTCAACCTAAACAAATAATTAATTTTTTAACTATGTTTTCAAAACTTAATTTCTTTAATTTAGAAAAAAATTTGGAAGCTTGGCCAGGTAGAAGTTTTGGTCGTGAACGAATTTCCTTGCTGCCTAAAGGGCTAGTAAGTACAAAGCACTTAGAAGATGGTCTGCAGAAACTTCTTGGTCAAAAAAATTTTGACCAGTTGGATTATCCCTTAGCCGTTGTGGCTTCAGATTTAAATAGTGGTAATACAGTTATTTATACAACACACAATCAAAGGGGCCACGATTTTGGGATAGATTCGGCGGTTGTGGAAACTGGGGTTTTAGTTAAAGATGCTGTTGCAGCAAGTTGTGCTATCCCAGGTATTTTCACGCCAAAGGTAATAGGTACAAGGACATTAGTAGATGGAGGTTTAGTTGATAATGTACCTGCAGATATTCTGCGAGCTATGGGCGCAGACATGGTAATTGCAATTGAAATAGGATTTGCAGTAGAACAGGAAAGGCCTATTAATAATATGTTAGATGTGCTTTTGCAAAGCTACGATATTATGGGACATCGTTTAGTAGAAGCAACGCTGCCCCAATATGCCGATGTAATCATTAAACCTACAATAAGTCATGTATCTTTAACAGATATGGAAAAAGTGCCGGGGATTATAGAAGCCGGACGAAGAGCAGCCAATGCAAAGATTAAAGAAATTAAGAGGTTGCTTAAATTTACTTATTAAATGCAAGAGGTTATGCTGATTAAACACAAAAACACCCTTACAGGTGTCTTTGTGTTATCTACATATTTAAATTACATCAATAAGTTAAACATGTTCTTTTGCTGGTTTCGCAGGTTTTGCTTCAGCTTCTGCGCAAACATGGCAAATAGCATCTGCACTTTCTTGAGTTTCCGTACCTGGAACGATGCCCAGCACTGCAGGGCGAATAGCTCCTGTAGGACATTTAGCAATACATACAGCGTTATCACATTTCTCCATACAAATATGATAATCAACAGCAGCTAAGAAATTCTCAACTTTAATAGCTCCATAAGGACAGTCTTTAGCACAGCGAGAACAGCCGATACAAGCTGCGCTGCAAGCTTTCTTAGCAACAGTACCTTTATCCTTAGAATTACAGTTCACACGGACATGAGCTCCTAAGGTCATCATGGAAATAACATTTTTCGGACATACAGTTTCACATTTACCGCAGCCAGTACATTTTGCAGGATCAATAACAGGTAACCCATCAGGGCTCATAGTCATTGCGCCGAAAGGACAATTGCCTACACAGGTGCCTAAACCTAGGCAACCATATTGACAAGTTTTTTGTCCCCCCAGCATTAAGCTGGCAGCAACGCAATCTTGTACACCTTCGTAGTTATAATTTTTAACAGCCTTACTATTTGAACCGGCACATCTAACTTGAGCAATTCTTGGCTCAACAGCTTCAGCAGTTTTACCCGTTAAGTCCGCTACAATTTTAGCAACTGCTTCTTTACCAGGAATACAAAGGTTAGGCGGTACATCTGGATTCATGACAACTGCTTCGGCGTACTGCATACAACCAGCAAATCCGCAGGCACCACACTGACCTTTCGGCAAGGCATCTTCTACTACATGAATCAAAGGGTTCATTTCAATAGCAAACTTTTTATTCGCAAATGCTAAAACAAAGCCAAAAAATACCCCAACTGAGATCATTACGACTAGAATCAACACTGAAGTACCCATTTTCTATTTCCTCCCCTCCTCATATTATGCCGGAATCATGCCGGAAAAACCAAGGAAGGACAACGCTAATAAACCTGCTAGAACAAAAGCGATGCCAAGTCCCTGCAATGGTTTCGGAACATCTGCATATTGTAATTTTTCCCGGAGGCTAGACATTAAAATAATAGCTAAGGCGAAACCTAAACCTGAACCAAGAGCATTTACAATACTTTTTAGGAAACTGTAATTTGATTCAGCATTCAATAAAGGAATCGCCAAAACAATGCAGTTAGTAGCAATTAACATTAGGTATATACCCCACATACTGTATAAGGTGGGAGCATATTTTTTAATAACCATTTCCAACAGCTGCACAAAGCTAGCAATCAAGATAACAAAAACAACAGTAGTTAAAAATTGTAGCTGCAGTGGTACTAAGACATAATTATACACGACCCAGCCTAAAATTGAGCTTAAGGTCATAACACAAGTTACGGCCATACCCATGCCAACAGAAGCACTAAAGTTTTTGGAAATACCAAAGAAAATACATAAACCTAAGAATCTTGTTAAAACGTAGTTATTAACAAGCACTGCTCCCATAAACAGGGTAAAATATTCACCCACTATGCCTCACTCCTTTACTACGAGGATTTGGCCCGACGTTGGCCAATAAGATTAAACAATCCAATTAATAAACCGATAGTAATAAATCCTCCAGGCGGCAAAATCATAATTAAGGCAGGATTATACCAAGATCCCAAAATATGAATACCAGCTAGAGTACCGTTTCCAAATAGTTCACGAATTACCGCAATTAAAACCATAGCTCCTAAAAATCCCCAGCCCATACCAAATCCATCAAAGAAGGAAGGTATAACGGGATTCTTCGTTGCAAAAACTTCTGCACGAGCCAAAATAATCGCAAACACAACAACTAATGCTAAATAAATACTTAATGCTTTATAAATTTCAGGAGCAAAAGCTGATAATAACAATTGTGCTAAAGTAACAATTGTCGCAATTGATGTAATATAAACCGGAAGCCTAACTTTAGGATTCACCAGTTTACGAACAATTGAAATAACCGTATTATTTGCCGTGATAACGAACATTACTGTAAAACCCATACCCATGGCACTAATTAAATCTGAGGTAACAGCTAATGCGGGGCAAAGGCTCAGAGCAAGCACGAAAATTGGGTTGGACTCAAACAAACCATTTTTAAATATGGACCATAAGGATTGTTTTTCACTCATCGCTTATTTCACCCCCGTAAATTCCGTTACTTCTTCCACAGCCTCACGAACACCTTTAGTTACAGCTTTGGAAGTAATGGTGGCCCCAGTTAAAGCTTGAATATTTTCCTTATTTCCCGGGTCTTTTGTAACTTCTAATTGTTCTGCCGTTTTTCCTATAAACTGAGTTTTAAATGGTTCCTTGGCACCCTTATCACCCAAGCCTGGGGTTTCATTCATCTTCAAAACACTATAGTCAATAACTTTACCATCTGCGGTAACTGCCACTAACATTTGAATAGCTCCGCCATAACCTTTGCTTTCGCCAGGTACAACGTAGGCAATTTCTTTTCCACCTTTGATAGCAGCATACCAATCTTTCTTACCATCAACGGGTTTAAAAGTTTCAGCATCTTTAACCAATTCCTGCATGGCTTTATTCTTTGCCTCAATTTGCTTTTGTACTGCAATAGGATTTGTAAAAGCATAGGTTCCAGCAATAATCGCACCTGATACGAAGCAAGCCATAATAAGGTTAAATGCAATCTTTACGATGCTGTCGTTTTTTTCAGCATGTGCATCAGACATCTTCTCTACCCCCTTGCCCCAAATCTTGCAGGTTTGATAAAGCGGTCAATAAGAGGTGTTACACAGTTCATTAAGAGAATGGAGTAACAAACACCTTCCGGATAACCGCCTAAAAGTCTAATTAGAGTTGTAATAGTACCAGCGCCCACTGCAAAAATAATCTGACCTTTAGTTGTGATCGGAACAGTAACCATATCAGTTGCCATAAAGAAAGCACCGATAACTAAACCACCAGCCATCATATGGAAAATCGGGTCACCGGTAAAGAGGCCATTGGCACCACCAAAGGCCCAGGTTAAGATCCCTACTGTACCAATCATACAAACAGGAACTTGCCATTTGATATAGCCTTTGTAAATTAGATAAATTCCGCCTAGAACTAATAAAATAGTTGAAGTTTCACCTAAACTACCGTTACGAGTACCTAAAAACAGAGCTTTATACAATTCAGGTTGGCTGCCAAAAACTTGGATTAACTGATCGTAGCCATGTTGTTTTAAAATGTTTAATGGTGTAGCTGTTGTTAAAGCATCAACTTTACTTAATGGATTTACTGTCCAAGTTGTCATAGCTACAGGCCAGGATGCCATTAAGGCTGCCCTGCCAATATGTGCTGGGTTAAAGATATTAAAGCCCAATCCACCCATAGTATGCTTCGCTATGGCAATGGCAAAAGCAGCACCAAGTGCTGTCATATAAAATGGAATAGCCGGGGGCAGACACATTGCTAACAACAAACCGGTTAAGCAAGCACTTCCATCATTAATAGTAACTTCTTTTTTCTGCCATTTTTGAATTATAAATTCAGTTAACACAGCAGATGCAATACTCACTAGAACTGTAACTAATGCAGGTAATCCAAAATAGAATATCCCAAATAGGGCTGCTGGGGCAACGGCTAGGTTAACATTCCACATAATTTTAGGGATAGATTCCTGAGAACGAATATGTGGTGATGGTGAAACAGTTAAAAGATTTCCTCCCAAACTTGTTTGTCCATTCATTTGTATCACCTCCTACTTATTTTGCAGCTTTTGCTGCAGCAGCATTTTGGTATTTTAAGAGCTTAACATAATGAACAATATTACGTTTGGCGGGACAAGCATATACGCAAGTACCACATTCGGCACAATCTAAAAGATTATACTCTTCTTTTGCTTCCCGGAATAAGTTGCGCTGTCCTAATATGCTAAACATGTTTGGAACAAGACCCATTGGGCAAGCATCTACACATTTACCGCAGCGAATACATGGTGATTCTTTACCGGAGTTAACTTCGCTTGGGCTCAAAACTAAGATTCCAGAAACCCCTTTAATAACTGAAACATCCAGTGTATGTTGAGCCATACCCATCATTGGCCCGCCCATAACAATTTTTTCCGGTGTTTCTTTTAAACCTCCGCAAAGTTCAACAGCTTCTGCAAAGGTAGTACCGATTCTCAGCAATAAGTTTTTAGGCTGATTTACTGCTAAACCTGTAACAGTGGTAACTCTCTCAATCAGAGGAATGCCCTTAGTTACAGCATCACATATTGCAACTGCTGTACCGACGTTTTGTACAACTACACC contains the following coding sequences:
- a CDS encoding RnfABCDGE type electron transport complex subunit G, giving the protein MSDAHAEKNDSIVKIAFNLIMACFVSGAIIAGTYAFTNPIAVQKQIEAKNKAMQELVKDAETFKPVDGKKDWYAAIKGGKEIAYVVPGESKGYGGAIQMLVAVTADGKVIDYSVLKMNETPGLGDKGAKEPFKTQFIGKTAEQLEVTKDPGNKENIQALTGATITSKAVTKGVREAVEEVTEFTGVK
- a CDS encoding radical SAM protein, yielding MHEQCHRQIKYLRIAVNSQENYDQKEILIVEEIVQIVNALVPFGITKVRLTGAEPLDRPGIVNLVKELVDISQIEEVSLTTNGLLLTKYARRLRRAGLKRVNINLSTIDPLNYKKGKKIDYAKVDIGIFAGWAFRLDPVKLNVNVNREITWQEICDLVDLSVEIPVHVRFIEQYRDENNQSPQHKYFTVSKIKKVIEDHYGLHPVTGITGNGPAVYYQVKGARGTIGFIAEQSSFCSTCSRMVLTPDGKLKPCLIKGPEFDLKSVLRQGSTNKEKVLQELIEKALLYKAQEAAK
- a CDS encoding patatin-like phospholipase family protein, whose amino-acid sequence is MKVGIALGGGGLRGFAHIGVLEVLLANGIEPDIVAGTSAGSIVGSLFASGVQPKQIINFLTMFSKLNFFNLEKNLEAWPGRSFGRERISLLPKGLVSTKHLEDGLQKLLGQKNFDQLDYPLAVVASDLNSGNTVIYTTHNQRGHDFGIDSAVVETGVLVKDAVAASCAIPGIFTPKVIGTRTLVDGGLVDNVPADILRAMGADMVIAIEIGFAVEQERPINNMLDVLLQSYDIMGHRLVEATLPQYADVIIKPTISHVSLTDMEKVPGIIEAGRRAANAKIKEIKRLLKFTY
- a CDS encoding RnfABCDGE type electron transport complex subunit A encodes the protein MGEYFTLFMGAVLVNNYVLTRFLGLCIFFGISKNFSASVGMGMAVTCVMTLSSILGWVVYNYVLVPLQLQFLTTVVFVILIASFVQLLEMVIKKYAPTLYSMWGIYLMLIATNCIVLAIPLLNAESNYSFLKSIVNALGSGLGFALAIILMSSLREKLQYADVPKPLQGLGIAFVLAGLLALSFLGFSGMIPA
- a CDS encoding Fe-S cluster domain-containing protein, with the protein product MGTSVLILVVMISVGVFFGFVLAFANKKFAIEMNPLIHVVEDALPKGQCGACGFAGCMQYAEAVVMNPDVPPNLCIPGKEAVAKIVADLTGKTAEAVEPRIAQVRCAGSNSKAVKNYNYEGVQDCVAASLMLGGQKTCQYGCLGLGTCVGNCPFGAMTMSPDGLPVIDPAKCTGCGKCETVCPKNVISMMTLGAHVRVNCNSKDKGTVAKKACSAACIGCSRCAKDCPYGAIKVENFLAAVDYHICMEKCDNAVCIAKCPTGAIRPAVLGIVPGTETQESADAICHVCAEAEAKPAKPAKEHV
- the rsxE gene encoding electron transport complex subunit RsxE, with the translated sequence MSEKQSLWSIFKNGLFESNPIFVLALSLCPALAVTSDLISAMGMGFTVMFVITANNTVISIVRKLVNPKVRLPVYITSIATIVTLAQLLLSAFAPEIYKALSIYLALVVVFAIILARAEVFATKNPVIPSFFDGFGMGWGFLGAMVLIAVIRELFGNGTLAGIHILGSWYNPALIMILPPGGFITIGLLIGLFNLIGQRRAKSS
- a CDS encoding RnfABCDGE type electron transport complex subunit D, which produces MNGQTSLGGNLLTVSPSPHIRSQESIPKIMWNVNLAVAPAALFGIFYFGLPALVTVLVSIASAVLTEFIIQKWQKKEVTINDGSACLTGLLLAMCLPPAIPFYMTALGAAFAIAIAKHTMGGLGFNIFNPAHIGRAALMASWPVAMTTWTVNPLSKVDALTTATPLNILKQHGYDQLIQVFGSQPELYKALFLGTRNGSLGETSTILLVLGGIYLIYKGYIKWQVPVCMIGTVGILTWAFGGANGLFTGDPIFHMMAGGLVIGAFFMATDMVTVPITTKGQIIFAVGAGTITTLIRLLGGYPEGVCYSILLMNCVTPLIDRFIKPARFGARG